The DNA sequence TGCTGGAACTGTTGGAGGAATGGTTGCAACAGATAATGGATATGCTAAGTTAAATGGTGGAACTATCAATGTAACAAAAGATAATTCCAGACTTTTCTATGCAGATGCAACAGGAAAAATAGATTTTACAAGAGCTACTGCTATAAATGTTTCAAAAGGAATAGTACTTCCTCATGAAGAAAGTAATACAGCTTTCTATAATAGTAACGTTTCAACAGCAGCAGGGGTAACTCCTACAAAATATAATGGTATGGGAAATGTAACTATAAATCTTCTAAGTGATGATGTAGTTTTAAGAACTGTTGACAACCATGCACCTGAAACTTGGACTGGTGGAGCAAATTTTGAAACTAATGTTAAGAATATAATGAAATATTCAGTCTTAAATAAGAATGGACATACATATAAGGCATACTATACTAATGGAGAATTTAAAATTGCAGTAAACATTAATCGTGATGATACAACTGATGTATTTAACGGTATAGTTATGGGAAATGAAAAAGTTACAATTGATAATGGAATTTCTATTACATCTAATGCAGGAAAAGGTTTAGCACAAGCTGCCTTAAAAAATACTGTAGATAATACTAAGACTGCATATATAAATAATGGAACTGTAAGTATAACGGGAGCAAGTGCTGGAAGTATAGGACTTAAAGTTGACCATGGAACTATTGAAAATAATAGTTTAGTTAGTATGAATGATGGAATAGGTCTATATGGAAGCAGTGGAAGTAAAATTTCAAACAATGCAAATGGAAAAATTAGTATAAGTTCTCCAAGTCAACATGGAATAGGAATAGCAGGTTTCCTTACAGGAACTGCTGCTCAGGAATATGGAACAGATAAACTGATTAGCAACCTAATAGCAACAAGTGGAGGAAATCTTCCTAATACTATAAAAACAATAGATATTACTAATGATGGAGAAATTGAAATTTCAGGAAAAGCTGTAGGGATCTATGCTGACAATACAAGTACGATAGCTGGATTTAATAATCATGTTACAAAAGAAAATGCAGTTGTAAATAATAACGCTTCTTTAAGCTTTGGAGATGACAGTGTAGGAATTTATGCTAAAAAAGCAATAGTTAATTTAAGAGGAACAGGAACAAATGATATCTCTGTTGGTAAAAATGGAATAGGAGTTGCTGCAGAAGATTCAACTGTAAATCTCTTGACAGACTATGGTTTCCAAATAAAAGACAATGGTGTAGGACTTTATGCTAAAAATACAGATACATCTACTGGAACTATGAATGTAAAGTATACAGGAGCAAATGCAGCAGGTGTAGTAGGAACAGGGGCATATTTTGAAATGACAGGAAGTCCTATAACTAATAAATTAAATATCAATGTGGAAAATGTTCCAAATGCTACAGAAGGAATGATAGGAATCTATGCTAAAAATGGTAATTTTACTAATGAAGGAAATGTAAAAATAACTAATACAAATACCTTAGGTTTTGGTATTATATCTTCAGGAACAGATGTAACAAATAAAGGAGATATTACTTTAGAAGATTCTTTAAATCCGACTAAACCCAATATTGGAATGTATACAGCAGGGTCATCTCCTTTAAGAAACATGGGAAAAATTACTGTTGGTAAAAATGGAATAGGAATTTATGCTAAGAATTTCTCTAATGGAGATTCAGCTACTTTACCAAACAGCACAATAGAAGTTGGAGAAAATGGAATAGGAGTTTACACAGAAAGTGGAAATGGTCATCTTGAATCTGGAAGTATAAAAGCAGGAAAAGATGGAGTTGGAGTATATGTTGCAGGAAATGGTGGAACTATAACAGCAGCAAATACATTTAATATGACTCTTGGAGATGGTTCAAGTGATGCTGATAAAGGAGCTTTTGGTTTTGTTAACGTAGGTTCAAATAACAAGATTTACAGTGATATATCAAATGTTAACCTACAAAATAACTCTATATATATCTACTCAAAAGATACAAGTGGAACTTCAGCAAATCCACAAATTATAAATAATACTAATATCACTGCTACTGGAAAGAATAACTATGGAATCTATTCAGCAGGTTATACTGTTAATAATGGAAATATGAATCTGTCAGCAGGAACTGGAAATGTAGGAGTATATAGTGTTAATGGAGGAACTATAGAAAATAGAAGTGGGGCAATCACTGTAGGTGGTTCTGTTCCTGTAAATGATGAGTATGGAATAGCTATGGCGGCAGGTTATACTTGGACAAAGAAAGATTTACTAAAACCTGTTTCCCAAAGACCTGTCCAAACTACTGGAAATATAATTAATAGAGGAACTATTAATGTAAATGGCCAATACAGTCTAGGAATGTATGCCAGTGGAAATGGCTCTACTGCTAAAAACTATGGAACTATCAACTTAAATGCAAATAATACAACAGGAATGTACTTAACTGATAAAGCAGTTGGTCATAACTATGGAACAATAACAAATGCTGCAGGAGTAAAAGATGTTACAGGAGTTGTTGTAAAAAATGGTGCTAAATTTATAAATGAAGCTACAGGGGTAGTAAGCTTAAATGCTACCAATGCCCTAGGTGTTTTAAGAACTAAAGATGAAGGAGAAACTTTAGGAGTTATTGAAAACTATGGAACTTTTAATATCACAGGAGATGGTTCAGAGGTAGAAAAAGTTTCTGAATCTAAAGATTTAAATAAGAGTCTAGGAAAAGGTAAGGATAAAATTTCTATAGATGTACCAGCAGGAGCAACAACAGGAACTATTAAATTAGGAGATATAGTTCAAAGTCCAGAAATTGTAGAAACAAAGAGATTGGAATTAGAAGAAACACAAGTATCTACAATAGGTATGTATATAAATACATCAGGAGTTAAATTTACAAAACCTATAACAGGTCTAAGTGAATTAAGTCAATTAAGAAAAGCTGACTTAATTATAGGAGCTGAAGCTGCTCAAAGCACAACAGCTAAATATATACAAGTTGGTAAAACTATACTAGATCCATATAATGATACTATATTGAATAATCCACAAATAAATAAATGGAGTATTTACTCAGGTTCATTGACATGGATGGCTAATATAGGACAAAACCAAGTTAATGGAACTATAGAAAATGCTTACTTAGCTAAGATACCTTATCCTGTATTTGCAAAAGATAAAAATACTTATAACTTTACAGATGGACTGGAACAAAGATATGGAGTTGAAGGAATAGGAAGTAGAGAAAATGCATTATTCCAAAAATTAAATACTATAGGAAATAATGAAGAAGTTTTACTATTCCAAGCATTTGATGAAATGATGGGACATCAATATGCAAATGTACAGCAGAGAATCAATGAAACAGGAAATACTTTAGACAAAGAGTTTAAATATCTTAAAAACGAGTGGAGAAATCCAACAAAAGATAATAACAAAATCAAAGTATTTGGTATGAAAAACGAATACAGAACAGATACAGCGGGAATAATAGACTATACAAGTGATGCTTACGGAGTAGCTTATGTTCATGAAAATGAAGCAATAAAACTTGGAAACAGCTCAGGATGGTATGCAGGGGCAGTAACAAACAGATTCAAGTTTAAGGATATAGGAAAATCAAAAGAAAATCAGACTATGTTAAAGGCAGGAATCTTTAAAACAATGTCACCAATGACAGACCATAACGGTTCATTAAGATGGACAGTTGCAGGGGATGTATTTGTAGGAAGAAATGAAATGAAACGTAAATTCCTGGTGGTAGATGAAGTATTTAATGCCAAATCAGATTATACTTCATACGGAGCGGCACTTAAGACAGATTTAGGGTATGATATAAGAATGAGCGAAAGAACCCATTTAAGACCTTATGGATCATTGAAGATGGAATATGGAAGATTTAATGATATAAGGGAAGATGATGGAGAAATAAGACTGGAGGTTGAAGGAAACGACTATTTCTCAGTAAAACCTGAAGTTGGACTGGAATTCAAGTATGTACAGCCTTTAGCAGTAAAAACCCAGTTATCAGTAGGATTAAGTGCGGCATATGAAAACGAACTTGGAAAAGTAGGAGATGNNNNNNNNNNNNNNNNNNNNNNNNNNNNNNNNNNNNNNNNNNNNNNNNNNNNNNNNNNNNNNNNNNNNNNNNNNNNNNNNNNNNNNNNNNNNNNNNNNNNTATCGGAATAGACAACACAAGATTTGGAGTAACATTAAATGCAGGTTACGACACAAAAGGCCACAATGTAAGAGCAGGAGTAGGACTAAGAGTAATATTCTAAAATATTAACATGAATAATTTTAAGAAGGGGCTGTTGCAAATTAAATAGTTGAGTCCCAAAAGAAAAAAGATGCTAAAAAACAATTTTTTGTAGTTTAGCATCTTTTTAAAATTGGTTATTTGTCAAATAGTGTTGATAAATAAAAGTTGTAAAGTAAAGTGTCACTATATGGAAAAAAATAAGAACCATAAAAGTTTTCTATGGTATGATTAATTCACCACAAACAATCAAAGGAGAAAACAGATATGGTTCAAGAACAGTATACAACAAAAAGAAGAAAAGGGCAACACTTAAAATTAATAGAGAGAGGAAAAATAGAAGCACTTCTTAAAATAGGAATACCAAAAGTGAAAATAGCACAGGAACTGGGAATAAGTGTGAGAACCCTCCACAGGGAAATCAAAAGAGGCATGGTGGAGCTTCTGAATACAGATTTATCAACAAGGGAAGTATATTCTGCGGAATTTGCCCAGTCAAAGTATGACAAGGCACAGAAGGGGAAAGAAGGAGAACTTAAGATAGGGAAGAACCTCAAACTGGTAAAATATCTTGAAGATTCGGTGAAACGGGGGAAGAATTCCCCGTATGCTGCACTGGAGCAAGCAAAAAGGGAAGGACAGGAAGTAAACATAGGACTGAAGACACTGTATAACTATATACATAGCGGACTGTTTCTGGAATATAGTGAGGATGACATGCCCTACAGGAAGAGGAGAAAGAAGAAGGTTGAGTTAAGGAAACGTATAAGGAAGCAGGGAGGGAGGAGCATAGAGGAAAGAGATGAAAGGATAGGGGCACGTTTAGAGCATGGGCACTGGGAAGTGGATACAGTATTAGGTAAGAAGGGGACATTGACATGTCTTCTTGTACTGACAGAACGAAAGACAAGGCTTCAGCTGATAAGGAAGCTAGAAAACAGGACAGCATTACATACAGAAGGAAGAATAAAGGGATTAATAGAGGAATATCCAGATTCAATAAAGACACTTACGAGTGACAATAGTAGTGAATTTATGAAGGTTGAAGAGATAGAAGGACTGGGAGTAGGATATTTTTATGCACACAGCTTCAGTTCGTGGGAACGAGGGAGTAACGAAAATAATAATAAGCTGATAAGAAGGTTTATACCAAAAGGGACAGATATAACAGATATAACGGAAGAAGAACTAAAGAGTATAGAGGAATGGATGAATAATTATCCGCGAAAACTTTTTAATGGAAAAAGCTCAAAAGAAATGTATGATATTGAACTGAAACAGTACATTTCATAATATTTCATAAAAAAGTGACATTTACTATTGCAATTTAGCTTTGCAACAGCCCCAAGGTAATTATATTGCCAAAACCATATTTAACTGCTATAATATAGGTGCTTACACTTTAACAGAGAAAGAGGGAGGGCAAAATGGCTGTTAGTTATAAAAAACTTTGGCATATTCTTCTTGATAGAGATATGAAGAAAAAGGAGTTGGAAGCTTTGGCAGGTCTTAGCCATTATGCAATGAGCAAGATGAGTAGAGATGAAAATGTAACAACTGAAGTTCTCGGTAAGGTTTGTGCTGCACTTGATTGCAAGATTGAGGATATCATTGATTTTCTTCCGGATGAAAAATAAGCCTGTTTGTTTAAAATAGGTTTTAGAAAAATTTAAGATATATGGAGGCTTTTACATGAATAAGCAACAGTTAGCCACAAAAATTTGGGAGTCTGCAAATAAAATGCGTTCCAAAATAGAGGCGAACGAATATAAGGACTATATTTTAGGCTTTATATTCTATAAATTCCTTTCTGAAAAGGAAGTAAAGTATTTAAAAAACAATGACTGGACAGATGAATATCTTCCAGAATTAAAAGAGGAAGATAAAGAGACGGTTACCAGCATACAGAAAAATTTAGGATACTTTATATCTTATGAAAATTTATTTTCAACTTGGCTTTCTAAAGGCAAAGATTTTAGCGTTCAGGATGTTCGTGATGCTCTGTCTGCATTTAGTCGTCTAATCAACCCTACTCACAAGAAAGTATTTGATGGTATTTTCGACACATTACAAACAGGACTTAGTAAATTAGGTGATAGTGCAGCTTCGCAGTCAAAATCCATCAGTGATCTTATCTATCTTATCAAAGATATTCCAATGGACGGTAAACAAGGATATGATGTGCTGGGATTTATTTATGAATATTTAATAGAAAAATTTGCAGCTAATGCAGGAAAAAAAGCCGGTGAGTTCTATACGCCACACGAAGTATCCCTTCTTATGTCCGAAATTGTTGCCGAACATCTTAAAAATAGAGAGAAAATTGAGATTTTTGATCCAACAAGTGGTTCAGCCTCACTTCTTATTAACATCGGCAAGAGTGCGTCAAAGTATATCGAGGGAAAAAATAAAATTAAATATTATGCTCAAGAGCTAAAACAAAATACTTATAACCTCACTCGTATGAATTTGGTTATGCGTGGAATTGAAGCAGACAATATTGTCACTCGAAATGGAGATACCTTGGAAGATGATTGGCCGTACTTTGATGAAAATGATCCTACCCAAACATATAATCCGCTTTATGTAGATGCGGTTGTATCAAATCCGCCTTATTCACAAGGCTGGAATCCTTCGGATAAAGAGACTGATCCTCGTTATGCAGGATATGGACTTGCTCCAAAGGGAAAGGCGGATTACGCTTTCTTGCTTCATGACCTTTACCACATTAAACCAGACGGTATCATGAATATTGTTCTTCCACATGGTGTTTTATTCCGTGGTGGAGAGGAAGGAGAAATTCGTAAAAATTTAATTGAAAAGAATAAAATTGACACCATCATCGGGCTTCCTGCAAATATCTTTTACGGCACAGGGATTCCGACCATTGTGATGGTTTTAAAGCAAAAAAGAGTGAATACCGATGTGCTTATTATTGATGCCTCAAAAGGATTTGTAAAAGAAGGAAAGAATAACAAACTAAGAGCATCGGATATTAAGAAAATCGTTGATGTTGTAACTCGTAGAGAGTGTGTAGAAAAATTCTCACGAGTTGTCAGTCGTGATGAGATTAGAAGAAACGACTACAATCTTAACATTCCGAGATATGTTGATTCTTCCGAAAAGGCTGAGTCTTGGGATATTTATGCTTCCATGTTTGGAGGACTGCCTATTTCAGAAATTAACGAGTTGAATGAGTATTGGACAGCATTTCCAAAGCTTAAAACGGCTCTTTTAGAAAAAACATCAGGAGAGTACTCAAGGATTGTTGTTACAGATATAAAAAAAGCAGTTAAGGAAAATGAATGTGTACAGGCATTTGAACAAAGTTTCAAAAATGCTTTTGGAAATTTTGACGACTATTTGTATAACGAATTGATTATAAAAATGGATACACTTGGTATTTCAAAGACAGAGGAAGTTTTATCCTTAGATATTTTTGCAAGATTAAAAGATATTCCTCTTGTAGATAAGTATGAAGCATATCAATTACTTGATGATGATTGGACTAAAATTGCCATAGACTTAGAAATTATCAAGACAGAAGGCTTTGAATCAACAAAAGTCGTTGACCCTAATATGGTAGTCAAAAAGAAAGGAAATTTAGAACAGGAAGTACAGGAGGGTTGGAAAGGACGCATTATTCCTTTTGACCTTGTGCAAAATACATTACTTTTAGACGAAAAACAGGAGATACAGAAAAAAGAAAACAGGCTATCTGAAATTACTTCCAAGTATGAAGAACTTTTTGATATGCTTACCGAAGAAGAAAAAGAGGCAGACTTTGTAAATGAGGATAGCTTTGTATTTGCAGAAGTTAAGAAAGCACTAAAAAATAAAGATATTGAAGTAGAAACAAAGGAAAAATTAAAAGAAGTAGAAGCATTAAACACAGAAGAAAAGGCATTAAAGTCGGAAGTTAAAAAAGAAAGTGCATTATTAGAAGAAAAAACAAAGGAAACCATAGAAAGTCTGTCTGATGAACAGGTAAGGCAGCTACTTAAGAAAAAATGGATACATCCACTTATTCAGAATTTAATGCAGCTTCCTGACAGAATTGTTTCTGAATTGGTAGCAAAACTTGAAGCACTTGCAAAAAAATATGAAACTACGTTTGCTGAAATTGAGAGTCAAATTGAAGAAACGGAAAAAGAACTTTCTTTAATGATTGATGATTTGGAAGCCGGTGAGTTCGATATGCGAGGTCTCTATGAGTTCAAAAAACTTCTTGGAGGTGAATAGAATGGCAGAAAATACAAAAAAACCGGCCATTAGATTTGCCGGATTTACAGAAGTTTGGGAACAGCGTAAGTTGGATACTATTACTGATGTGAGAGATGGAACTCACGATTCACCACAATATGTAGAAGATGGACATCCATTCATTACATCCAAAAATGTTAAAGATGGATTTATCAATTATGAAGATATACAGTATGTTTCTGATAAAGATTATGAGGAAATAAACAAACGCTCTAAAGTTGATAAAAATGATATTCTAATGGGTATGATTGGAACTATCGGAAACATTGCTTTAGTGCGTGAAATACCTGATTTTACAATAAAAAATGTTGCTTTAATTAAGGATATCGGTGATGTGTTTTATCATTACTTATATCACTGTTTACAATCAAATAGTGTTGCACATCAGTTGGACGAAAATCTTGATGGTGGAACTCAAAAGTTTATAGCTTTAAATAAAATAAGAGAGCTTGTTATACCTGTTCCAAGTGAGTATGAGCAACACAAAATAGGCGATTATATGGAGTTACTCGACAACCTTATCACCCTTCATCAGCGTAAGTATGACAAATTGACCAATGTAAAAAAATCTATGCTTGAAAAAATGTTTCCGAAAAATGGTTCAAATGTACCGGAAATTCGTTTTAAGGGTTTTACTGAAGCTTGGGAACAGTGTAAGCTTTCAGACCTTGTTGATGTAATAGATGGAGACAGAGGAAAGAACTACCCTATAGAATCAGATTTTGATATAAGTGGACATACATTATTTTTAAATGCATCAAATGTAACAACAGATGGATTTGCTTTCGATAACAATCAGTTTATATCAGAAGAAAAATCTAATAGTATGGGAAATGGAAAGCTTAATGAAGATGATATTATAATAACTTCAAGAGGTTCATTAGGACATATAGCTTGGTATAACGCCTATATTCAGTGTATTGTTCCTTATGCACGTATAAATTCTGGTATGTTGATTTTGAGAAAAAAGAAGAGTGTAAGTACATCATATTTACATCAATTTCTGAAATCTGAAAAAGGGCAAAATCAAATATCGTTTATGAGTTTTGGAAGTGCTCAACCACAATTAACAAAAAAGGGTGTAGAAGGATTGCTTGTTAATTATCCAGGTTCATTAAATGAACAAGACAAGTTGGGAGAGTATTTCGCCAATCTCGACAACCTTATCACCCTTCATCAGCGTAAGCTGGAAAAATTGAGAAATATCAAGAAATCTATGCTTGAAAAGATGTTTATTTAGGAGGAAATGTAAAAATGGACAAGTTGATCTTATTTCATGGCACTCCTGACAAAATCGTAGTACCGACATACGGCAAGGGCGAAGAAAAGCATGACTACGGTCAAGGGTTTTACTTGACCGAAAGTATAGACCTTGCTAAAGAATGGGCAGTTTGTAGGCCGAATGAGAAAAACGGATGGGTTCATAAGTATCAGCTTGATACTGCCGGACTTAAAATCTTGGATTTTCAAGATAAAGGCGTTTTGGCTTGGCTGACTGAACTGATGAAGCATAGGGATGCTGCCGACTCAAAGCGTTACCGTATGCTTGCAAAGAAGTTTATAGAAAAATATGGCGTAGATACAAAAGAATATGATGTTATCAGAGGATGGCGAGCAAATGCCTCTTATTTCTACATTGCAAAGGAATTTGTAAGAGACAATATTGATATGGATATTCTTGAAGAACTGCTTTCTTTTGGCGGTTTGGGTATTCAGTATTGTATTAAGTCCAAGCTTGCTTATTCTAAGCTGCATGAGTTAGATGATGGCTTAATGGCGGTTCAGTATGCTGAATTTAACGAAAAGTATAATCAGCGGGACATTACTGCAAGACAGAAAATGAGAGAACTTGTTGACTCAGAAGCCAATAGTGTAACCAAGGTGTTCAGTACGCTTTTTAAGGAGTGATGATTATGAGAGCATATTCAAAAGATTATTTGAATGATGTGGTGGAAAATCAGGGAAAACTCTTTGACTTAGTTGCTCAAAATTTTTCCGATAAGAATACCGAAGACTTTATCAAGACATATATGCAAAGCAAAACAAGAAAAAGCATTGATGAAGCGAAAGCTTATGTAAATACCATGAGTGCTAAAGAGTTGTGGGACTACTTTACCAAAACGGAAAATTATGTTTTGAAATCCGGTAAGTCTATTGACGGGTTTATGCCTGATTGGATTGGTGAGTTCTATGCTTATTATCAGTGGTACTACAATATTCCAAGCTCAGAGGTACTGAAAAAAGTTCCGCTTGATTTTTTGAAAAAAGCATACTACGGTCTGCACGACTTGGAACTTGATTTAGCGGTGCGAAAGGTCGGAGAAGTGCGATGAGTGTTATATGTTTTCACAATCTAAATGAAGAAAATGGTTATTTAAGTAATTGGTATCTATCACCATTTACAGTAGAGAAGAAAAATTTTTCATCAATGGAACAATTCATGATGTATCGAAAAGCGATTTGCTTTGGCGACGAAGCAGTAGCTAAAAATATACTTTCCACTGATGATACCTCCCAAATCAAGGTACTTGGAAGACAAGTAAAAAATTATGATGAGCATATCTGGAACGGTATTAGGCAGATTGTAGTTTATGAAGGGCTTTTGGCAAAATTCTCACAGAATGAGGATTTAAAAGATAGACTTAAATCTACCGGAGAAGCTATATTAGCAGAATGTGCGGTAAAAGACCTAATTTGGGGTGTGGGATTATCAATGAAAGATCCTAACAGGCTTGATAAAACAAAATGGAAAGGGCAAAATTTGCTTGGATATACACTTATGATGGTGCGGGAATGTTTGTAATTCAGTCTTACTTGGGAACAGCGTAAGTTGTCATCACTATGCGATAAATTTACAGATGGAGATTGGATTGAGGCAAAAGACCAAAGTAATTCAGGTGTTCGTTTAATACAAACAGGCAATGTGGGAGTTGCAGAGTACCTTGATAAACCTAACAATAAAAAATGGATATCCAATGACACTTTTGAAGCATTACATTGTGAGGAAGTGTTCGAGGGCGATATTCTAATTTCAAGATTGCCTGAACCAGCCGGAAGAGCTTGTATACTGCCGAATTTAGCTTCAAAAATGATTACTGCGGTTGATTGTACGATAGTAAGAGTTTCTAAGGATACAAGCAATAAGTTTTTACTTCAATATCTATCTTCACAAAAATATTTTGATGAAGTAAATACTTGTCTTGCGGGTGGAACACGACAAAGAATTAGCCGAAGTAACCTTGCAAATTTCGATGTGGCGATACCCGTTAAAAAGAGTGAACAAGAAGTTATAGGTATATATTTTGAGAAACTCGACAACCTTATTACCCTTCATCAGCGTAAGTAAAAAAAGAAATAGTAAAAGATAAAAGAAGTGCCTTTAAAAAGCAATTCGGTATGTAAAGACATATATTGAAAGTTAGGAGGAATTACAATGGTTTTTAATAAAGAGTCAGATTTTGAAGAGGCTTTAATTAAAATCTTATCCGAGAAGGGTTGGGAAAAGGAAGTCCTGAAAAACTACTCTGAAAAAGATTTGCTGAGGAATTGGGCAGATATTCTTTTTGAGAATAACAGAGATATTGACAGATTAAATGATTATCCTCTGACTGACAGTGAAATACAGCAAATATTAGAGCAGATTGAGGCACTCAGAACACCGTTAAAATTAAATGGATTTATCAATGGTAAAAGTGTTTCTATCGTT is a window from the Leptotrichia sp. oral taxon 215 str. W9775 genome containing:
- a CDS encoding autotransporter-associated N-terminal domain-containing protein, translated to MTNNLRGIRKGLCAFAKKCKGFKYTDSALITFLITGAVSVSSNLFSAEKDGNIEKQKQILSTDIKDFNVLIKEARKENNKLLKNTNLELVKLMEQGDHVVKAPWSSWQFGANYMYSKWNGTYKGKGDKAEKYSYEGIFARSLNSFERVVSPLSEKYESLEFSTNKYSALTSSRRGLASGYGLTGVERKQEPLVSIEINAAVKPKTIQKTPLALSIPGINAPNVPIPTINPSTPINLELPRPNTPSKVVVIAKPNAEPFTGYYFDGTWNHRELRDNISIYSGIDPTSLIGNIDNRNPTPAAMTGSYNGRAFEGTRIVGENNRYTNAYYINSQTNATKIENNTFYLRGHYSTDSYNDSNTRAHLGISNNGHKIYKDALGNGIPDEGVVGVHTVGDLNVKNIVFNLYGRAGAVTTETWRHGIVDLDNITVNMYNSDNMGFYNMPIARYTYKYFRTGKEWRTSVGGFTGKANVNVYGKNNSVYLTTGISYMKHWENEGLIQSDGASNIVYSSFSYAPTLSKLVSPTSVDYSKYTNTVKLENIKLYGDENIGMYFGSRMKGNAAKVHREWGNELEGVYGFNSKAAHIGIYQGEIDFSAKIGEKLTINNQAQQTAEGNLNNAGYTNETVDGAVGIFSESGQRVGIVARGDIMEETPPPQATVLANAADPKYKKWFLHPWNPGTQELLPVDYTKIGSAYSYAVGNDYSKDPIHNLEVAKLDIRFGKYSKNGIMVLSKQGTVIDVGKNTSNLHITGVSSDITDGINGANTLEADASTGTIVAYAEGTWDQLKHRYGSEDARIAQNDADAVAINNGAARKALTDATATTAAKLQGLGSEININPNVVLASKEGIAYMGDNQGIVNAMGTTEAVNYGSIIAYGKNKGQVTVNGAVTAIDKNTVSEANKFKNIGAFAEAGGKAELKGAVTINGIGAFAKGTGSEAILSSTNNDIVINAGTVGGMVATDNGYAKLNGGTINVTKDNSRLFYADATGKIDFTRATAINVSKGIVLPHEESNTAFYNSNVSTAAGVTPTKYNGMGNVTINLLSDDVVLRTVDNHAPETWTGGANFETNVKNIMKYSVLNKNGHTYKAYYTNGEFKIAVNINRDDTTDVFNGIVMGNEKVTIDNGISITSNAGKGLAQAALKNTVDNTKTAYINNGTVSITGASAGSIGLKVDHGTIENNSLVSMNDGIGLYGSSGSKISNNANGKISISSPSQHGIGIAGFLTGTAAQEYGTDKLISNLIATSGGNLPNTIKTIDITNDGEIEISGKAVGIYADNTSTIAGFNNHVTKENAVVNNNASLSFGDDSVGIYAKKAIVNLRGTGTNDISVGKNGIGVAAEDSTVNLLTDYGFQIKDNGVGLYAKNTDTSTGTMNVKYTGANAAGVVGTGAYFEMTGSPITNKLNINVENVPNATEGMIGIYAKNGNFTNEGNVKITNTNTLGFGIISSGTDVTNKGDITLEDSLNPTKPNIGMYTAGSSPLRNMGKITVGKNGIGIYAKNFSNGDSATLPNSTIEVGENGIGVYTESGNGHLESGSIKAGKDGVGVYVAGNGGTITAANTFNMTLGDGSSDADKGAFGFVNVGSNNKIYSDISNVNLQNNSIYIYSKDTSGTSANPQIINNTNITATGKNNYGIYSAGYTVNNGNMNLSAGTGNVGVYSVNGGTIENRSGAITVGGSVPVNDEYGIAMAAGYTWTKKDLLKPVSQRPVQTTGNIINRGTINVNGQYSLGMYASGNGSTAKNYGTINLNANNTTGMYLTDKAVGHNYGTITNAAGVKDVTGVVVKNGAKFINEATGVVSLNATNALGVLRTKDEGETLGVIENYGTFNITGDGSEVEKVSESKDLNKSLGKGKDKISIDVPAGATTGTIKLGDIVQSPEIVETKRLELEETQVSTIGMYINTSGVKFTKPITGLSELSQLRKADLIIGAEAAQSTTAKYIQVGKTILDPYNDTILNNPQINKWSIYSGSLTWMANIGQNQVNGTIENAYLAKIPYPVFAKDKNTYNFTDGLEQRYGVEGIGSRENALFQKLNTIGNNEEVLLFQAFDEMMGHQYANVQQRINETGNTLDKEFKYLKNEWRNPTKDNNKIKVFGMKNEYRTDTAGIIDYTSDAYGVAYVHENEAIKLGNSSGWYAGAVTNRFKFKDIGKSKENQTMLKAGIFKTMSPMTDHNGSLRWTVAGDVFVGRNEMKRKFLVVDEVFNAKSDYTSYGAALKTDLGYDIRMSERTHLRPYGSLKMEYGRFNDIREDDGEIRLEVEGNDYFSVKPEVGLEFKYVQPLAVKTQLSVGLSAAYENELGKVGD
- a CDS encoding IS30 family transposase, with product MVQEQYTTKRRKGQHLKLIERGKIEALLKIGIPKVKIAQELGISVRTLHREIKRGMVELLNTDLSTREVYSAEFAQSKYDKAQKGKEGELKIGKNLKLVKYLEDSVKRGKNSPYAALEQAKREGQEVNIGLKTLYNYIHSGLFLEYSEDDMPYRKRRKKKVELRKRIRKQGGRSIEERDERIGARLEHGHWEVDTVLGKKGTLTCLLVLTERKTRLQLIRKLENRTALHTEGRIKGLIEEYPDSIKTLTSDNSSEFMKVEEIEGLGVGYFYAHSFSSWERGSNENNNKLIRRFIPKGTDITDITEEELKSIEEWMNNYPRKLFNGKSSKEMYDIELKQYIS
- a CDS encoding helix-turn-helix transcriptional regulator, which encodes MAVSYKKLWHILLDRDMKKKELEALAGLSHYAMSKMSRDENVTTEVLGKVCAALDCKIEDIIDFLPDEK
- a CDS encoding type I restriction-modification system subunit M, which gives rise to MNKQQLATKIWESANKMRSKIEANEYKDYILGFIFYKFLSEKEVKYLKNNDWTDEYLPELKEEDKETVTSIQKNLGYFISYENLFSTWLSKGKDFSVQDVRDALSAFSRLINPTHKKVFDGIFDTLQTGLSKLGDSAASQSKSISDLIYLIKDIPMDGKQGYDVLGFIYEYLIEKFAANAGKKAGEFYTPHEVSLLMSEIVAEHLKNREKIEIFDPTSGSASLLINIGKSASKYIEGKNKIKYYAQELKQNTYNLTRMNLVMRGIEADNIVTRNGDTLEDDWPYFDENDPTQTYNPLYVDAVVSNPPYSQGWNPSDKETDPRYAGYGLAPKGKADYAFLLHDLYHIKPDGIMNIVLPHGVLFRGGEEGEIRKNLIEKNKIDTIIGLPANIFYGTGIPTIVMVLKQKRVNTDVLIIDASKGFVKEGKNNKLRASDIKKIVDVVTRRECVEKFSRVVSRDEIRRNDYNLNIPRYVDSSEKAESWDIYASMFGGLPISEINELNEYWTAFPKLKTALLEKTSGEYSRIVVTDIKKAVKENECVQAFEQSFKNAFGNFDDYLYNELIIKMDTLGISKTEEVLSLDIFARLKDIPLVDKYEAYQLLDDDWTKIAIDLEIIKTEGFESTKVVDPNMVVKKKGNLEQEVQEGWKGRIIPFDLVQNTLLLDEKQEIQKKENRLSEITSKYEELFDMLTEEEKEADFVNEDSFVFAEVKKALKNKDIEVETKEKLKEVEALNTEEKALKSEVKKESALLEEKTKETIESLSDEQVRQLLKKKWIHPLIQNLMQLPDRIVSELVAKLEALAKKYETTFAEIESQIEETEKELSLMIDDLEAGEFDMRGLYEFKKLLGGE